The stretch of DNA TACTATTTGATGGTAATTTTGATTTATACTtcccaatgagaaaaaaaaatgagcttttttttgtgtgtgtgtatttgtttggAGGATCTTCTTAGCTCAATGTAATggaatttatttatgtttatctcatttttctgtatttttggtatcttttccaagaaatatcttccccagagccaagaggctcaacacagagactattagaacttatacgagagttaggtagagtggcagggtacaaaattaatgaacaaaaatcaacagccatagtgtatgcaaacagccccacgttggaaaaagatctaaccagcaagataccattcaaaataacagagaaagaacACCAAGATGGCGGACGGCCCGGATGAGTATGATACCGAAGCGGGTTGCGTGCCCCTTCTCCATCCAGAGGAAATCAAACCCCAAAGCCATTATAACCATGGATTTGGTGAACCTCTGGGAAGAAAAACTCATATTGATGATTACAGTACATGGGACATAGTCAAGGCTACACAGTATGGAATATATGAGCACTGCCGAGAATTGGTGGAGGCAGGCTATGATGTACGACAGCCAGACAAAGAAAATGTCACACTCCTGCACTGGGCTGCCATCAATAACAGAATAGATTTAGTCAAATACTATATTTTGAAAGGTGCTATTGTGGATCAACTTGAAGGAGACCTGAATTCAACTCCGCTACATTGGGCCACAAGACAAGGCCATCTGTCTATGGTGGTGCAGCTAATGAAGTATAGTGCAGATCCTTCGTTAATTGATGGGGAAGGTTGCAGCTGTATTCATCTGGCTGCTCAGTTCGGACATACCTCAATTGTTGCTTATCTCATAGCAAAAGGACAGGATGTAGATATGATGGATCAGAATGGAATGACACCTTTAATGTGGGCAGCTTATAGAATGCATAGTGTGGATCCAACTAGATTGCTTTTAACATTCAATGTTTCAGTTAACCTTGGTGACAAGTATCACAAAAACACTGCTCTGCATTGGGCAGTCCTAGCAGGGAATACCACAGTCATTAGCCTTCTTCTGGAAGCTGGAGCCAATGTTGATGCCCAGAATGTCAAGGGTGAATCAGCTCTTGATTtggcaaaacagaaaaaatgtatGGATGATCAACCATTTGCAAGAGGCAAGGCAAGCAAAAGGATATGACAATCCTTCTTTCCTTAGAAAGTTAAAAGCTGATAAGGAATTTCGGCAGAAAGTCATGCTAGGAACTCCTTTCCTAGTTATTTGGCTGGTTGGGTTTATAGCAGACCTTAATATTGATTCTTGGCTCATTAAAGGGCTAATGTATGGTGGCGTTTGGGCTACAGTACAGTTTCTCTCAAAATCCTTTTTTGATCATTCAATGCATAGTGCATTGCCCCTTGGAATATATTTGGCAACAAAATTCTGGATGTAAGTGACGTGGTTCTTCTGGTTTGGGAATGATCTTAACTTTTTATTTATCCACCTTCCATTCCTGGCCAATAGTGTTGCACTTTTCTACAATTTTGGAAAATCTTGGAAATCAGGTCCAGGAATTATTAAAGCCACAGAGGAGCAGAAGAAAAAGACAATAGTTGAACTTGCAGAAACAGGGAGTCTGGACCTCAGCATATTCTGCAGCACCTGTTTGATACAGAAACCAGTGAGGTCCAAACATTGTGGTGTGTGTAATCGATGTATAGCAAAATTTCATCATCATTGCCCCTGGGTGGGTAACTGTGTAGGTGCAGGCAACCATAGATACTTTATGGGCTACCTATTCTTCTTGCTTTTTATGATCTGCTGGATGATTTATGGTTGTGTTTCTTACTGGGGGCTTCACTGTGAGACCACTTACACCAAGGACGGATTCTGGACATACATTACTCAAATTGCCACATGTTCACTTTGGATGTTTTGAATGTTTCTGAACAGTGTTTTTCACTTTCTGTGGGTGGCTGTGTTACTTATGTGTCAGATGTACCAGATATCATGTTTAGGTATAACTacaaaggaaagaatgaatgcAAGAAGATACAAGCACTTTAAAGTCACAACAACATTCAACCATGGATGTGTAAGGAATATTATAGACTTCTTTGAATTTCGATGCTGTGGCCTCTTTCGTCCTGTTATCGAGGACTGGACAAGGCAGTATACAATAGAGTATGATCAGATATCAGGATCTGGGTACCAGCTTGTGTAGCAGCATCTTTATCCTGGAAAACAAACCTGCTGAGTGGTGCCTCACAATTGTGTCTGTCCGTGTCTCTCTCACACTCGAATCCACATTCTTTGAACAAACAATTGCATGCTATGTGTAGGGCTAACAGTGAATTTTATAGGCTTttgtttttcaacatttttattaaCATAAGTTAACATGGACAGAACACACTGCGACTTCTGGGAAGAATAAAGAACATTAAAAGAACTTTAGTGGTTCTTAATGTGGGAATTCTCaacttcttggttttgttttcataacatttttctttttttattatttattatttctaattcattaattacattgtattatgtgacacagttacataggtacttgggttctccccacccctccacaaaacctcccaccatggtggattcctctaccttg from Ochotona princeps isolate mOchPri1 chromosome 1, mOchPri1.hap1, whole genome shotgun sequence encodes:
- the LOC131480398 gene encoding LOW QUALITY PROTEIN: palmitoyltransferase ZDHHC17-like (The sequence of the model RefSeq protein was modified relative to this genomic sequence to represent the inferred CDS: inserted 2 bases in 1 codon; substituted 2 bases at 2 genomic stop codons) yields the protein MADGPDEYDTEAGCVPLLHPEEIKPQSHYNHGFGEPLGRKTHIDDYSTWDIVKATQYGIYEHCRELVEAGYDVRQPDKENVTLLHWAAINNRIDLVKYYILKGAIVDQLEGDLNSTPLHWATRQGHLSMVVQLMKYSADPSLIDGEGCSCIHLAAQFGHTSIVAYLIAKGQDVDMMDQNGMTPLMWAAYRMHSVDPTRLLLTFNVSVNLGDKYHKNTALHWAVLAGNTTVISLLLEAGANVDAQNVKGESALDLAKXRKNVWMINHLQEARQAKGYDNPSFLRKLKADKEFRQKVMLGTPFLVIWLVGFIADLNIDSWLIKGLMYGGVWATVQFLSKSFFDHSMHSALPLGIYLATKFWMXVTWFFWFGNDLNFLFIHLPFLANSVALFYNFGKSWKSGPGIIKATEEQKKKTIVELAETGSLDLSIFCSTCLIQKPVRSKHCGVCNRCIAKFHHHCPWVGNCVGAGNHRYFMGYLFFLLFMICWMIYGCVSYWGLHCETTYTKDGFWTYITQIATCSLWMFXMFLNSVFHFLWVAVLLMCQMYQISCLGITTKERMNARRYKHFKVTTTFNHGCVRNIIDFFEFRCCGLFRPVIEDWTRQYTIEYDQISGSGYQLV